A stretch of DNA from Cannabis sativa cultivar Pink pepper isolate KNU-18-1 chromosome X, ASM2916894v1, whole genome shotgun sequence:
TTCTGTGTTCGACTAAATTTGCGTATTTGCATTAGTAAAATCTTTATGTGTGGTGTGTTTGTTTTAATCAAGAATACTGTTAGTGGAATATAACAATATCTtgtttcaggaaaattacaagGATCTGATTGACGCACTTGCTGGGTCAGATCATTCATGGACCGGCCTAACTTTAAAggtgattttttaatcataaaagaAATTTTGGTTCTACAACTATCATGTAGATTGGTTCAGTTCATTTCCGATTCAAAATGTTAAATTTTCTTTTGTTTATCATTTGATGATTGAATTTGCAAACCTCAGTATGCTATTCGATTAAAAATGTTTAGAGGCCGTGAATGCTTTTTATTAGGACCTAAATTTATATTCATTATTGTCTTCTTTGACATTCTCAAAATGGTGTCTCCTGTTTTTGGTTTCCCAGTTGTGCACTGGTCTGGAGACTGCAAACAAGTTGGTCCAGTCCACTAACTCAAACGTTATATCTCTATCGGAGAAGGTTGGGGAGCTTGAGGAAGTTTTCAAGAAGGGGGATTCTGCTGTGGCGGCGATCAGGGGTGTTATTTCTTCTTTAAGCGAAAATCAAGGAGGAAACCCTTTTGGAACTCGAACATTGAAATGATCCCTCCTTGTTTTGGTCTTGGAACAAGGTTAGTCGAGTCAGATTTCAGGCTTTCTAACATTGTTCATTATTAGTATATATCAAATTTGTTCAAATTGAGTTGACTTAACGCTATTGGGAACAAAAATAGTGAGTAATTGTTTGACATGATAGTTGTAAAGGAAGGATGCTCCTTACTTTGTTTTAAACTTCTTTATGGGAATATACATTCTTGTTCTGGTGGGTTTATAAGCTTATTACACTGCAAATCTACTTCGTTTAGTCTATGAATTTCTAGCTTCTACTAATAGACAAAAGAAAAAGGGGTTTCCTATAAATTAGAGGGATGCTAGCTATAGACTTCGTCTCAGTCTTTCATTTACCATTTACTGTTTAATTTTAGCTAAAGTATAGCCTTTGTTTCTTAATAATTTACATGGATGCTATTATCAATAATCTACTTTTATATGTTTAACTAATTGATCAACCCACCGTGATCAACCTACCAACCTTAACCAGTGTAATCTACTCCTGGTACCTTACTAGATGCACATTTACGGTATTCAGTATTCCAACACATTAGTTTGTGTAAAACCTTGAATTATTGACATTATTTtggattattatattatatggacTTATGTGAGAGAGAATTGAGAAAGTGGGTATTTTTGGAAGGATAAGGAAGTGAAGGATGAAGGAGAAGGACTAACGGGTCAAACTAGAGAAAGAGACCACctatttttttcttcacaaaaCCACCAAATGGCACCCATTGATTGCGCTAGCCACAAGCAAAGCCCACCATTTGATGAATCTTGGGTTGGAGTTTTACAACAAGAATAATATTGGCAAGCTACACTCGTCGATTGAAAGAGATAGATATTGTAGTGAGCTTTGGACACTTCATTCACAGTCGAAGTTgatatgataataataattttactaTGGAAATCTAGTCACACTAACATTCTTTTCTTTGCTTTTTTTCACTTATTCTCtcttttagaaaaaatttaataacttttgtcaaaaaaaaataataataaagatttaGTATTGTCttcattaattaagtaaaaattaatacatatatCTTCCTTTACTTACCATCAATATcgaacaaatttaatttttttaagagaaaaccAATGAagattaaaataacaaaagtaaCAACATTATGCAAAAAGTCAGGAAATTTTCtttcatttataaaaatttattgtcTAGTTTAAATGTATGCAAAAATACCCTGGGAGAGTTTGAAAATAAAACCTGAATATTATTGGATATAAAGAAATGCATGTAATATTAGTACGTcgatttattttaatgatacATGACTATATTGTGAATTAAATAGTGACATCAAGTTACTTTTTGTTAAGGGAATTTAGGGGATGGCAATATATACTTTGGAATTTGGAGTGAGTTGCTACTtgctaataataaatatatattttttcaactttCGTCAAAAATTGTATATGTTTATATGTTTGTTTTGACTCTGCTAGTGTACCACATGTTTGACAGCGATCCCaaattgggaaatttgattttttatacttacatatacttaatattttatccttaaactaatacatatcaccattaaaaatatatgaccaatttatctaaaacccaaaaatatcTCTCTCAAATTTCCCAtactttt
This window harbors:
- the LOC115702358 gene encoding uncharacterized protein LOC115702358; the encoded protein is MCSVECRHCRGERRESDEMRGVGGPLLCIGDLLNDVGESNPDTSKPDLHPYHSSSISPHPVDLTTLFEENYKDLIDALAGSDHSWTGLTLKLCTGLETANKLVQSTNSNVISLSEKVGELEEVFKKGDSAVAAIRGVISSLSENQGGNPFGTRTLK